GTAAGAGGGTTTAGTTTCTCTTAATGTTTCTTTATTCATTTAGTCTGTAAGCTGTGATTGACTACAcactacagtaggtggcggcatgcacctctAACGTTTGTTCGCAGACCGCTATAATCTTATAGAAGGGATGGACACACCTGTCTCAATCAATGacttaaaacctacccaaaccagaaaccatggatagatggctaCATTCGTgctaaactgaaagcgcaaaccaccgcatttaaccatggtcaaataactACAATAAGGCAAAACGTCAGTGTAGAGAAAGTGGTCACAATTCatcggctcagacacgagacgtacgtggcagggtctacagacaatcacggattacaaagagaAAACCAGCCATGTTGTGGACActcgtcttgctcccagacaagctcaACACCTTCTTCGCTCGCTTTGAGGCTAACAGTGATaacgacgcggcccgctaccaaggactgtgggctctcctcctccatggccgacgtgattAAGACATTTATGCGTGTTAACACTcgtaaggctgccggcccagatggcatccctagccgtgtcctcagagcatgcacagaccagctggctggtgtgtttatggacatattcaatctctccctatcccagtctgtccccacatgcttcaagatggccaccattgttcctgtacccaagaatgcaaaggtagcTGAACTAAATGGCtgtcgccccgtagcactcacttctgtcatcatgaagtgctttgacaaGTCAAGGATCATAATCGCCTTTAACTTATGCTAGACcctcaatttgcttaccgccccaataggtacacagatgatgcaatcgccattgcacaatcccacctggacaagaggaagacctacataagaatgctgttcattgactatagctctctgattcagaggggttgggttaaatgcggaagacatatttcagttgaataactgactaggtatccccctttcccctagctcagccttcaacaccatagtatccaccaagctcaggaccctgggtctgaacccaacCCTGCACAACTAGgtgaacttcctgacgggtcacccccaggtggtgatggtaggaaacaacatctccacttcactgatcctcaacattggggccccacaagggtgcatactcagccccctcctgtactccctgttcacccatgactgcgtggctatgcacgcctccaactcaatcaagtttgcagacgacaacagtagtaggcttgactaccaacaagacagcctacagggaggaggtgagggccctggcagtgGTGCAATTGCAcagcccacaaccgcagggctccccagagggtgatgcggtctgcccaacgcatcaccaggggcacactgcccgccctccaggacacctacagtacccaatgtcacaggaaggccaaaaagatcaaccaCGCAAGACACAGcttgttcaccccactatcatccaggtcagtagaggtgcatcaaagccgggaccgagactaaaaaaaaaacagcttctatctcaatgccatcactgttaaatagccatcactagtcggctaccacccggttactcaaccctgcaccttagaggctgctgccctatatacatagaaccgctggtcactttaatgtttacatactgcagtcaactctactgtattttagtcaatgccactccgacattgctcatcctaatatttatttcttaattcccttatttaacttgagatgtgtgtattgttgttaattgttagatattactgcacttttggagctaggaacacaagcatttcactacacccgcaataacaacaacagctaaatatgtgtatgtgaccaataaaatttgagaTTAGATTTTAAAATGGACTAGATGGCAgcgtacacattgttggattacttcatggagcaaaacatttattttattaacagagcattttctaaattcaaaatGAACCACCTGAAACTAGACAGACACTTCACAAGATATGTCTTTGGCCAAATCGAAAATGAAGATGGTGACACCAAGTTACTGTTGATTGACAACTTTGTGCTAAGCCAACAGTACCTACCCTgtatggcggcaggtagcctagtggttagagcgttgcactattaaccgaaaggttgcaagatcgaatctccgagctgacagggtaaaaatctgtggttctgcccctgaacaaggcatttaacccactgttcctaggccgtcattgaaattaataatgttcttaactgacctgcctagttaaataaaggctaatgGAACATAACATTGTTAGCCCGTTACAATCTGCTAGCTATGCATCAATCACATCGAACATCCCATGTTCAAAAACACAACTAATCTCATTTGTAAGGATTCTGTCTGAAAAGTTGAGCACAGGCTCCATTAGTCACCATCATCTTTGATGTCAAATTTAGCGGCAGGGTAGCCCAGCGCtaaagagtgttgggccagtaacgttAACCTTGTTCGAATCCCCGAACTAGGTGAACAATCCGCCGATGTGCCTTAAATGCCCTTGTAaatgtctctggataagagcgtctgctaaatggctaaaatgtacCTATGAAATTGTGCCTAGCTAACTTAGACTGTCCTGCTATTGAAGTTATGTTGCAATCTGTGGCAATATCTATTTCGAAATCTAGCCATCATGACCATTGGGGTAGTTAGATAACCTCCAGCAAACTAGATTGTTTTCTGATGACATCAGTAATGTTGACGTTAGCTACCtatttagccagctaactactagtagctagctaacttggtaGCAAGTTAACGCAGCAAGCTAGGCACAACTCATTTAAACTTgacaaacactttacattttaGCTGTCAGCCATAGCTTTAGCTATTTTCTTCTGTGGCTCGTCGTGCGCTGTTTTTCTATAGCTAGTTAATTAGAAAAGAGCttattagctaatgttagctcgtTCGGTAAACTAATACAGATGGGCTTAGCACGCTAACGTTAACTAAGGCTCAAGGGCTAACTCTGGCTGGTGGTGGATTCCAGCTACCAAGTTCGTCAGCTAGCTATTCCAGTAGACCGAAAAAGACAACTGTATCATGTCTAAACTGGCATCTCAAGACAAACTATACTAAGCAACACAAAAAGTCAGAATTGGTGGCTTGCCTGAGTTTGTAACCGATAGTTACCCCGTTTCGTAGCGACTAGCCAGACAGATCCCATGAAGTCCTGCTGCACGGTTGGTGTTGAGCATGAAGTCCTGCTCTAGTCATGTGACTTGAGCAGGAAACAGGTAGAGAAAGGCCTAAATAAATTTCACTTGACGCAACAAAGATTTGTCAGCGTTGACACACATAGCTAGACACAACTAAAATGAATACATTATTACGAATGCCACATATTTAACTGCACCACCCCCGGCCTTGTCCAAAACCATCTGGTCGATAGCACATGACGTCACGACGACACTTTGTAAACTCGCTCCATTTTGAAGAGGGATCGCAATGTAtgctgcattcaaaacaactgtgaactcggaaaaatacgaggtcaaattaTGACCTCGGTGATCTTCATGTCGGAGAtatagaaagaggcccgagttctgGAGTTGGAATTCCaaattggatgaccgttcaaatctCGGACCGTTCAAATCCAAGTTCGTTTTTTTTCCGAGTTccaagttgttttgaacgcactgaaATCGGTTATTTTCGAGTTCCAaggtcccagttgttttgaacgcggcagtaTTTCTGGAATATGTGGGGACTTTAGCAAACGATATCATTCCTgccttttaatttgtttaacctttatttaatcagggagTCATATTGAGACCAATGTCTCTTCTACAGATGAGCCCTGGATTACATAAATTACAGAcaatacacatcaaaatataaatacgAAATGAAAGCAGAAAGAAAACACGGTCATAAATAATGTATTTCCATGTTAGATCACCGAGGCCATGGTGGTTTGGAACCATGCTCATCCTCCGGGCCTCGAAAAGGAGCATTGCTTTGGCTACCGAAAACCATAGAAAAAGATTAAACtataatctgtcgttctgcccctgaacaaggcagttaacccactgttccccggctggccatcattgtaaataagaatgtgttcttaacttacttgcctggttaaatcaaAAGGAAACAATGGCTtcagtccaaacacttaaaagacaaaCCCTCAAATTAATTGGACACTTCTGATGccgtctgacgagtatacacttgcaagGTGAGGAAGGAATGATTCGTGCTTTTAAACccacatgtacttcctgtattgatttgttgttaagaaaaaaaaggaaggaatgattttttttaaatggcttgCTCTTGCCCGGATATtcgtcactcgttcatcccgcgacgattgtgttttcagccaccggtagctaCAGTAAATTGTGATAGCatgtatataattattaatatatgcCTACTGTGtcatagctagcaaattaattagctaaataacgttagcctgcctagctggaacttctgaagaggttccagcggtctaaggcactacagacaccctggttcgattccaggcagaAGGATCCAAGGACCCAGATAGTGGGTCGCACAGGAGCAGGCGTTTACGTTCCTGAATTTGATATGCAGATATGTTGAAGACTAATAGACGAATTGTCAGTGTACTCAGTTGAACTGTTGGCGATAGTAGTTGCCCTCTAGTGGGTGGAGGACATAAAACTTGTCAGAATTATGGTGGGCTCAGATTCCCTGTCTGTATTGAATAGTTTATCATCTGGAAATTCTAATAGGAATGGCCTACTATTGGAAGTAATACGGTCATTATGCAGAATTGAGAGACTAGAGCcattttgatagatgtgtggcagaagagatAGGACTCTGAGCCCTAGAGCCAGCATTTACAGTATATGCCCTCCAAAGAAAGGTCGGTGGACCAAGATTCATaggtcagattaggaaggaagaggtgtTTGCTCCATTGCGCCtaggacattgtacattgaactcATCATTACAGCTGGTTGGCaagcatgtgaatggtttgtctcAGGAGTGTATGGTCATGAAATGGTGGAGCATGTGTTACATTGTTGTAAGTATGTTGAAGGgagggaaagattgaagtgtagggtcattgaggTTGGTGGGGTTTGGAAGGGATTTTGGTGATGGGGAAGGGTCTATTCGAAGTTAGTAGGGCTCTTTACTTTATCAGAAGTACGGAGTTAGGTAAAAGGATTTAGAAATGTGGCGCGAATGTTGTAAACCGTGATTGActacacactccagcacagtaggtggcggcaaacGTTTGTTTGCAGACCGCCATTATATAATAGAAGAAGAATCACATGAGTTGTGGAAGCGTGCGTCTGATAGTTTGTATTGTTACTAAATAAATAGGCATCAGACCATACGAGCAGGAGGTTTATCATGCCTGTCACCTGTGCAGTAAACGGCTGCACCAACAAGTTTATCAAAGGGTCAGAAATACGATTTTACAGGTAAGGAGTAAAGAACTTCAAGCTATCGTTAGCAAACTCTTTCTTCAAATGTTGTTGTCGCTAgttgttagccagctaactagatAGTCGCTGTTGTTGAGtctagttagcaagctagctaaattaggTGTGTTTATACgtgcgagagagagggaatgaatgcatgcatgcatgtgtcaGCTGCGCTTGCTTGTGTTAAGCAGTGTTTATTGTCTTCTTGCTCTTAGGTTCCCCATCAGTAAACCTCAGCTTGCCAACCAATGGGTACAAAGTTTGGGGATGAAAAACTTCATCCCTACACCTAACACTTGCCTCTGCTCAGAGCATTTTAACCCAGATTGTTTCCGCGACTACAATGGCAAACAGTTTCTTAGGGAAGATGCGGTGCCCACCATTTTCGGTGCTGATTCATCGAAGGTAATGTGTGGTTTCATAGTTGCTCCATCGAGCTTTGCCTACtgtctttttttaatttttttattcaaCTAGACTATAAGATGTTAAAAGATGTatgttaaaaaaaacattgcagcctgaaTTACGAAAAAGGGGGATGATGACCAAGGACACAAATGCGGCTAATCGCTTCGGGGCACCATCAGACCGGGAGAGGGCTAAGGCGCTGGAGAAGAGCAAGgccaaagagaaacgacagagtACCCGGGATACTGGCAAGGTGTCTCATGTTTTCTCAGCTCACGCACATTTCACGCATTACTTTTTTTTGGTAAATCACCCCGCAATGATGTTTAAATTAATGTTAGTGTAAATCCTGTTGCTGCATATAGGGAGTTTGTGAGTTAAGTGCTGATTTTCAGAGCCTTCTGTTTTCACATGCACAAGAGTTTACTTCCTTCCCCCTGTCATCAACATTCACTCAgtgcttttttttttgtttttgcagGGAAGAGGTGATGGCagaagacgaggaggaggaggaggaggacgaggaggtgtCTCCTCAAACACTGACCGGTAAGAGTGGACACGTTTCCAGAATCCATCACTGCATTGGTGCACTGCTCTGCTACTTTCCTCAAAGGCTGCAATGTATACTTGTTTTCATTGTTGCCTTTTTTACTGGAGAGGCTAGTCAGTGAAAGTTAGTCAGGGAGAAGGTAATCCAGCAGAAAGCAGTGTCATTCTGTAAATGATGCAAGACGCAGACTTTAGTTACTTGCAGGAGGCAGGTCAGAGAAAACACAGGGCTGTCATACGTTCCCGTTTTTGTGTATTTGCAGACAGTCTATAGGGGCGAAGAGCAAAGTGTATGACAGCAAAGGCCGCCTGCTCTCCTGCGGCAAGGACATGTGTGACTGCCTGGAC
This region of Salmo trutta chromosome 29, fSalTru1.1, whole genome shotgun sequence genomic DNA includes:
- the LOC115167551 gene encoding ARL14 effector protein isoform X2; this translates as MPVTCAVNGCTNKFIKGSEIRFYRFPISKPQLANQWVQSLGMKNFIPTPNTCLCSEHFNPDCFRDYNGKQFLREDAVPTIFGADSSKPELRKRGMMTKDTNAANRFGAPSDRERAKALEKSKAKEKRQSTRDTGKGRGDGRRRGGGGGGRGGVSSNTDRQSIGAKSKVYDSKGRLLSCGKDMCDCLDADCMGCFYPCPECSSRRCGVECRCDRKWLYEQVEVEGGEIIRNKT
- the LOC115167551 gene encoding ARL14 effector protein isoform X1, yielding MPVTCAVNGCTNKFIKGSEIRFYRFPISKPQLANQWVQSLGMKNFIPTPNTCLCSEHFNPDCFRDYNGKQFLREDAVPTIFGADSSKPELRKRGMMTKDTNAANRFGAPSDRERAKALEKSKAKEKRQSTRDTGKGRGDGRRRGGGGGGRGGVSSNTDRQSIGAKSKVYDSKGRLLSCGKDMCDCLDADCMGCFYPCPECSSRRCGVECRCDRKWLYEQVEVEGGEIIRNKYAG